Proteins from one Mytilus galloprovincialis chromosome 11, xbMytGall1.hap1.1, whole genome shotgun sequence genomic window:
- the LOC143052828 gene encoding uncharacterized protein LOC143052828 codes for MQTRYTEQETNLENQPHVYKVWSQDRSLRKFITAFDLIDLKQKASKVFEVTHAYIVLEDDGTEIDDTTALEACKDKTLQVLSKHQSWTRNSYSSNGSEVMLDLRGGDNSSTCGTIKSFRL; via the exons ATGCAAACAAGATACACGGAACAAGAAACGAATCTCGAAAATCAACC ACATGTTTATAAAGTATGGTCACAAGATAGATCGTTGAGAAAGTTTATAACTGCATTCGATTTGATCGACTTAAAACAAAAAG CTAGTAAAGTGTTTGAAGTAACACATGCCTACATAGTTCTAGAGGATGACGGGACAGAGATAGACGATACTACAGCATTAGAGGCCTGTAAAGACAAAACATTACAGGTCCTGTCAAAACATCAGTCTTGGACTAGAAACTCTTACTCCTCAAATGGAAGCGAGGTTATGCTCGATTTAAGAGGTGGTGACAATTCAAGTACTTGTGGAACAATTAAAAGCTTTCGTTTATAA
- the LOC143052829 gene encoding haloacid dehalogenase-like hydrolase domain-containing protein 2, which yields MFLLKKCIKFGSLKTNKYIRTMSGSKIKTILIDLSGTIHIDDQEIDNSKDSLKRLRSQNVNVKFVTNTTKESKKCLLNRLTGIGFDIKPSEIFTSLTAARHLIEKRDLRPLMIVDDRALEEFEGIHTDNPNAVLIGLAPDKFNYKTMNTAFRLIQDGCPLIAIHKARYYKKTDKLALGPGPFVTALEYATDTTSHIVGKPEASFFLSSVEEFNCQPEECVMIGDDVRDDIGGAQKTGMLGILVRTGKYRIRDEDKISPPPYKVVDNFQQAVNVIVNELL from the exons ATGTTCTTGTTGAAGAAATGTATCAAATTTGGTTCGctaaagacaaacaaatatattaggacgatGTCAGGAAGTAAGATAAAGACTATTCTGATTGATCTAAGTGGAACAATTCACATCGATGATCAAGAAATTGATAATTCAAAAGATTCTCTCAAGAG ATTAAGAAGCCAGAATGTGAATGTCAAATTTGTAACAAACACAACAAAAGAATCAAAGAAATGTTTACTGAATAGATTAACTGGTATAGGGTTTGACATCAAACCAAGTGAGATATTCACCTCACTGACAGCAGCACGACATCTTATAGAGAAGAGAGATTTGAGACCGTTAATGATAGTGGATGATAGAGCATTGGAAGAATTTGAAG GAATACACACAGACAATCCCAATGCTGTGTTAATTGGGCTGGCACCTGATAAGTTTAACTACAAGACAATGAATACAGCCTTCAG ATTAATCCAAGATGGATGCCCTTTGATAGCTATCCATAAAGCCAGATATTATAAAAAGACAGACAAATTGGCTCTAGGACCAG GTCCATTTGTAACAGCTTTAGAGTATGCTACGGATACAACCTCACACATTGTAGGTAAACCTGAAGCCAGCTTCTTTCTTTCATCGGTGGAAGAATTCAACTGTCAACCAGAGGAATGTGTTATGATTGGAGAT GATGTGAGAGATGACATTGGTGGTGCTCAAAAGACTGGAATGCTAGGAATTCTAGTTAGAACAG gaaagTATAGAATTAGAGATGAAGACAAAATCAGCCCTCCACCATATAAAGTTGTTGACAATTTCCAGCAAGCTGTTAATGTAATTGTAAATGAACTGTTGTGA